The Luteimonas sp. YGD11-2 genome has a window encoding:
- a CDS encoding lipocalin family protein: MSHHDEPATVPSVDLQRYLGTWYEIARLPMRHEPEDYRDITATYSLQDDGKVRVANRAIDGNGEPQEAIGEATPVDDSNSRLKVSFLPDGLRWIPFTKGDYWILRLDPDYCISLVGSPDRRYLWLLAREPTIDAVTREDYLATARERGFDLTDLIDTPQGTAAAR, encoded by the coding sequence ATGAGCCATCACGACGAACCCGCGACCGTGCCCTCGGTCGACCTGCAGCGCTATCTCGGCACCTGGTACGAGATCGCCCGGCTGCCGATGCGCCATGAGCCCGAGGATTACCGCGACATCACCGCCACCTACAGCCTGCAGGACGACGGCAAGGTGCGCGTGGCCAACCGCGCGATCGATGGCAACGGCGAGCCGCAGGAAGCGATCGGCGAGGCGACGCCCGTCGACGACAGCAACAGCAGGCTCAAGGTGAGCTTCCTGCCCGACGGGCTGCGCTGGATCCCCTTCACCAAAGGCGACTACTGGATCCTGCGGCTGGATCCAGACTACTGCATCAGCCTGGTCGGCAGCCCGGACCGCAGGTACCTGTGGCTGCTGGCGCGTGAGCCCACGATCGATGCCGTCACCCGCGAGGACTACCTCGCAACCGCGCGCGAACGCGGCTTCGACCTCACCGACCTGATCGACACGCCGCAGGGCACCGCCGCGGCCCGATGA
- the dinG gene encoding ATP-dependent DNA helicase DinG yields the protein MMESAAAASPTDATPTPSDAPARTLTEGMKDAVREAYQRLQENTPGFSPRRAQRQMIGVASRALATSGGVAAIQAPTGVGKSLGYLSAGVPIALASQRKLVISTGTVALQSQLVDRDIPAFLKATGLDARVALAKGRTRYLCPRNALELHAGPGQASMFGDMPAEEGERLYDRPPTVLEIEAAGRLLEALSDRSWDGDLDDAPTPVSPALRGHITTPASGCAGRRCSHAAQCPVLRARQTVREAQIVVTNHALLLSSLTMGELENGQPLLAPPGEMLLVLDEAHHLPGVAIDQGAARIGLGEAARQVRRMEGLVASAYRTLDKDTIGRMLPGDVVELAARLANALKTFRGELEQAWTPDPSEREAVWRAPMGRLPDAWMPTIEALADDTRELYNWVHAAQQAASKGKPDEPLRERLLRTLGPVVEAMAQQDALWAGWRREDHEGQPPMARWIAMDRDGELHCHASPVSAAQVLRSLVWREVDAVVMTSATLAAGHDFRAFAAENGIPSHAEMVSLDSPFDLQRQAQLVVPRFPVPPDDREGHPREVARWLDRELDWGRGSMVLFTSRWKMEKVAELLPAARRASVLVQAHGNKSRLVAEHLERVAAGRGSVLFGLNSFGEGLDLPGEACTTVVITQVPFAVPTDPQTATLGEWLESRGHNPFNLIAVPQALRTLTQFAGRLIRTGEDTGRVVILDSRLLTRQYGQRILDALPPFERVIG from the coding sequence ATGATGGAATCCGCCGCCGCCGCTTCTCCCACCGACGCAACGCCCACGCCCAGCGACGCGCCCGCCCGCACGCTCACCGAGGGCATGAAGGACGCGGTGCGCGAGGCCTACCAGCGGCTGCAGGAGAACACGCCAGGGTTCAGCCCGCGCCGCGCCCAGCGGCAGATGATCGGCGTCGCCTCGCGCGCGCTGGCCACCAGTGGCGGCGTGGCGGCGATCCAGGCGCCCACCGGCGTCGGCAAGAGCCTCGGCTACCTCAGCGCCGGGGTGCCGATCGCATTGGCCAGCCAGCGCAAGCTGGTGATCAGTACCGGTACCGTGGCACTGCAGTCTCAGCTGGTCGATCGCGATATCCCGGCGTTCCTCAAGGCCACCGGGCTCGATGCGCGGGTGGCGCTGGCCAAGGGCCGCACCCGCTACCTGTGCCCGCGCAATGCGCTGGAGCTGCATGCCGGGCCGGGGCAGGCGTCGATGTTCGGCGACATGCCGGCGGAGGAGGGCGAACGCCTCTACGACCGCCCGCCGACGGTGCTGGAGATCGAGGCCGCCGGCCGCCTGCTCGAGGCGCTGTCCGACCGTTCGTGGGACGGCGACCTCGACGATGCGCCGACGCCGGTGTCGCCTGCGTTGCGCGGCCACATCACCACGCCCGCATCCGGCTGCGCCGGCCGCCGTTGCAGCCATGCCGCGCAGTGCCCGGTGCTGCGCGCACGCCAGACCGTGCGCGAGGCGCAGATCGTGGTCACCAACCATGCGCTGCTGCTGTCGTCGCTGACCATGGGCGAGCTCGAAAACGGCCAGCCGTTGCTGGCGCCGCCCGGCGAGATGCTGCTGGTGCTCGACGAGGCGCACCATCTGCCGGGGGTGGCCATCGACCAGGGCGCCGCCCGCATCGGCCTGGGCGAGGCCGCGCGCCAGGTCCGGCGCATGGAGGGACTGGTTGCCAGCGCCTACCGCACCCTGGACAAGGACACCATCGGCCGCATGCTGCCGGGCGACGTGGTGGAGCTGGCCGCACGCCTGGCCAATGCGCTCAAGACCTTCCGTGGCGAACTCGAACAGGCGTGGACGCCGGACCCGTCGGAGCGTGAGGCGGTCTGGCGCGCGCCGATGGGGCGGCTTCCGGATGCGTGGATGCCGACGATCGAGGCGCTCGCCGACGACACCCGCGAGCTCTACAACTGGGTGCATGCCGCCCAGCAGGCCGCCTCGAAGGGGAAACCCGACGAGCCGCTGCGCGAACGCCTGCTGCGCACGCTGGGCCCGGTGGTCGAAGCGATGGCCCAGCAGGACGCATTGTGGGCCGGCTGGCGTCGCGAGGACCACGAAGGCCAACCACCGATGGCGCGCTGGATCGCGATGGACCGCGACGGTGAACTGCACTGCCACGCATCGCCGGTATCGGCGGCGCAGGTGCTGCGCTCGCTGGTGTGGCGCGAGGTGGACGCGGTGGTGATGACCAGCGCCACGCTGGCGGCGGGTCATGACTTCCGTGCGTTCGCCGCCGAGAACGGCATCCCGTCCCACGCCGAGATGGTGTCGCTGGACTCGCCGTTCGACCTGCAGCGCCAGGCGCAACTGGTGGTTCCGCGGTTCCCCGTGCCGCCCGACGACCGCGAAGGCCACCCGCGCGAAGTCGCGCGCTGGCTCGATCGCGAGCTCGACTGGGGCCGCGGCAGCATGGTGCTGTTCACCTCGCGCTGGAAGATGGAGAAGGTGGCCGAACTGCTGCCCGCCGCGCGGCGGGCGTCGGTGCTGGTGCAGGCGCATGGCAACAAGAGCCGGCTGGTGGCCGAGCATCTGGAACGCGTGGCCGCGGGCAGGGGTTCGGTGCTCTTCGGGCTGAACTCGTTCGGCGAAGGACTCGACCTGCCGGGCGAGGCCTGCACCACGGTGGTGATCACCCAGGTGCCGTTCGCCGTGCCCACCGATCCGCAGACGGCGACGCTCGGCGAATGGCTGGAAAGCCGCGGGCACAACCCGTTCAACCTGATCGCGGTGCCGCAGGCGCTGCGCACCCTGACCCAGTTCGCCGGGCGGCTGATCCGCACCGGCGAGGACACCGGCCGCGTGGTCATCCTCGACTCGCGCCTGCTCACGCGCCAGTACGGCCAGCGCATCCTCGATGCGCTGCCGCCGTTCGAACGGGTGATCGGTTAG
- a CDS encoding M14 family metallocarboxypeptidase — translation MSTTPAFYPIGTPGVAWGAAERAQWLSRQRRLRSHADDVVQAIERLRGDWDVVEYGRVEYPPDGYPLLALRSRDWDVERPLALVTGGVHGYETSGVRGALAFARAHGHEYAGRIDLLVVPCVSPWAYERIHRWNADAVDPNRSFRAGSPAAESAALMALVAPLRDRMLVHVDLHETTDTDESEFRPALAARDGAEWVPGSIPDGFYLVDDSERPQPGFQAAVIEAVARVTHIAPADERGEIIGSPVVAPGVIEYPVQRLGLCAGITGAPYVTTTEVYPDSADATPAQCDAAQVAAIRAALDYALAHPVAR, via the coding sequence ATGTCCACGACTCCCGCGTTCTATCCCATCGGCACTCCCGGCGTGGCCTGGGGCGCGGCGGAGCGCGCGCAATGGCTGTCGCGCCAGCGCCGCCTGCGCAGCCATGCCGACGACGTGGTGCAGGCCATCGAGCGGCTGCGCGGCGACTGGGACGTGGTCGAATACGGCAGGGTGGAATACCCGCCGGACGGCTATCCGCTGCTGGCACTGCGCAGCCGCGACTGGGACGTGGAACGACCGCTGGCGCTGGTGACCGGTGGCGTGCACGGCTACGAGACCAGCGGCGTGCGCGGCGCGCTCGCCTTCGCGCGTGCGCACGGCCACGAATACGCCGGGCGCATCGACCTGCTGGTGGTGCCGTGCGTCAGCCCGTGGGCCTACGAGCGCATCCATCGCTGGAACGCCGATGCGGTCGATCCGAACCGCTCCTTCCGTGCCGGCAGCCCGGCTGCGGAATCCGCCGCGCTGATGGCGCTGGTGGCACCACTGCGCGACCGGATGCTGGTGCATGTGGACCTGCACGAGACCACCGACACCGATGAATCGGAGTTCCGCCCGGCACTTGCCGCGCGCGACGGCGCCGAGTGGGTGCCGGGCAGTATTCCGGACGGGTTCTACCTGGTCGACGACAGCGAGCGTCCGCAGCCCGGCTTCCAGGCGGCGGTGATCGAGGCAGTCGCGCGGGTCACCCATATCGCACCGGCCGACGAACGCGGCGAGATCATCGGCTCGCCGGTGGTCGCGCCCGGGGTGATCGAGTATCCCGTCCAGCGCCTGGGCCTGTGTGCCGGCATCACCGGTGCGCCCTACGTCACCACCACCGAGGTCTATCCGGACAGCGCCGATGCCACGCCCGCGCAGTGCGACGCCGCGCAGGTCGCCGCCATCCGCGCCGCACTCGACTACGCGCTGGCGCATCCGGTCGCGCGCTGA
- a CDS encoding HDOD domain-containing protein — translation MDAIVATGLTGAALAALAWWWSRRRRPLRTGADARVPEGDAPSPTEVAQPAADWAHALLELSLGAVTAEGAAPAHDDAIAAAARSLERFASEPGRLPRRPQLLPQLLGALNDDASSAAQLAALVGRDPALGANLLKLANSALYRVYPAPVESLERAVTLIGMQGMRQLVALALMQPVMRAEGGAFGRLPDLVWEHTQYATLAVRDHARRPGVDAFAAQLLVLLQGLGAIVVVQALRDEHARRGLAALPLPAVAELLQAWAPRIGRLVARNWDLPARTWQSLEDSGAGSELARVVDTACAAGARALGAMREADAPGNGAPLALAAS, via the coding sequence ATGGATGCAATCGTGGCAACGGGGCTGACGGGGGCCGCGCTGGCGGCGCTGGCATGGTGGTGGTCGCGACGCCGTCGCCCGCTGCGCACGGGCGCGGATGCGCGTGTCCCGGAGGGTGATGCCCCATCGCCGACGGAAGTCGCGCAGCCCGCCGCGGACTGGGCGCACGCGCTGCTGGAGCTGTCACTCGGTGCGGTGACGGCCGAGGGCGCGGCGCCAGCGCACGACGATGCCATCGCGGCGGCCGCGCGCTCGCTGGAGCGCTTCGCGTCGGAACCCGGACGCCTGCCGCGACGACCGCAGCTGCTGCCGCAGCTGCTTGGCGCGCTCAACGACGACGCCTCGTCCGCGGCGCAGCTGGCCGCGCTCGTGGGCCGCGACCCGGCGCTCGGCGCCAATCTGCTGAAGCTCGCCAACAGCGCGCTGTACCGCGTCTACCCGGCGCCGGTGGAGAGCCTCGAACGTGCGGTCACGCTGATCGGCATGCAGGGCATGCGCCAGCTCGTGGCGCTTGCGCTGATGCAGCCGGTGATGCGTGCCGAGGGCGGGGCATTCGGTCGCCTGCCGGACCTGGTCTGGGAGCACACCCAGTACGCCACCCTCGCGGTGCGCGACCATGCGCGCAGGCCGGGCGTCGATGCCTTCGCCGCGCAGCTGCTGGTGCTGCTGCAGGGGCTGGGCGCGATCGTGGTGGTGCAGGCGCTGCGCGATGAACATGCTCGCCGCGGCCTGGCGGCGTTGCCGCTGCCGGCGGTCGCGGAGCTCCTGCAGGCATGGGCGCCGCGCATCGGCCGGCTGGTGGCCCGCAACTGGGACCTGCCGGCACGCACCTGGCAATCGCTGGAGGACTCCGGCGCCGGCAGCGAACTCGCGCGCGTGGTCGACACCGCATGCGCTGCCGGGGCGCGGGCGCTGGGTGCGATGCGCGAAGCGGACGCGCCAGGGAATGGGGCGCCGCTGGCGCTGGCGGCGTCGTAA
- a CDS encoding BON domain-containing protein, with protein MKRDHDRHDQRHRGQWQENEDRQFSRPDDWAARGRPDAGDQQHRARDHERHSGGRRGEDGRPEGRDDGDYTRQLSERYGHGEGGYNREAYAQGGYGGNGPRQGGFGYGMSGPPVEESREGRYRSHPRLEQYDTSSLGRGRGDDISTMYQGGEDEPRRIGGHRNGGEPWRGGSDDPTLRGGFRGRGPKGYTRSDERIMETLCERLADDDDVDASDISVEVRDGVATLTGTVSHRWMKHRAEDLAEACSGVKDVENRIRVGGRAGDDQRHSIGTLPADASPSTGGGGGQRDS; from the coding sequence ATGAAGCGCGACCACGATCGACACGACCAGCGCCATCGCGGGCAGTGGCAGGAAAACGAGGACCGCCAGTTCAGCCGCCCTGACGACTGGGCCGCCCGCGGCCGTCCCGATGCCGGCGACCAGCAGCATCGTGCCCGCGACCACGAACGCCACTCGGGTGGTCGCCGCGGCGAGGACGGGCGCCCCGAAGGGCGCGACGATGGCGACTACACCCGGCAACTGTCGGAGCGCTATGGCCACGGCGAAGGCGGCTACAACCGCGAGGCCTATGCGCAGGGTGGATACGGCGGCAACGGACCCCGCCAGGGCGGCTTCGGTTACGGCATGTCCGGCCCCCCGGTCGAGGAGTCGCGCGAAGGGCGCTACCGCTCCCATCCGCGCCTCGAGCAGTACGACACCTCGTCGCTCGGGCGCGGCCGCGGCGACGACATCTCCACGATGTACCAGGGTGGCGAGGACGAGCCGCGACGCATCGGTGGGCACCGCAACGGCGGCGAGCCCTGGCGAGGCGGCAGCGACGATCCCACGCTGCGCGGGGGCTTCCGCGGCCGCGGCCCGAAGGGCTATACGCGCTCGGACGAGCGGATCATGGAAACCCTGTGCGAGCGCCTGGCCGACGACGACGATGTCGACGCCTCGGACATCTCCGTCGAGGTGCGCGACGGCGTCGCCACCCTCACCGGCACCGTGTCGCACCGCTGGATGAAGCACCGTGCCGAGGACCTGGCCGAAGCCTGCAGCGGCGTGAAGGATGTCGAGAACCGCATCCGCGTGGGCGGCCGCGCCGGCGATGACCAGCGCCACTCGATCGGCACACTGCCGGCCGACGCGTCGCCGTCCACCGGCGGCGGGGGCGGGCAGCGCGATTCCTGA
- a CDS encoding NAD-dependent epimerase/dehydratase family protein: protein MPTSRRDLLKFTALAAAAGAFPALAASSVARAERPLRILILGGTGFTGPFQVDYALARGHRVTLFNRGKRPTPGWPGAVEQVHGDRNTGDLAALDGREWDVCIDNPTTLPFWVRDAGAALRGRVGHYVFISTISVYADGSRPGIGEDAPLAAYTGADPLAETMDTFRADMAGLYGPLKAASEAEARRQFGDAVTVVRPGYIVGPRDDTGRFTYWPLRVAEGGEVLVPGDGRDPVQFIDGRDLGEWVIRLAEARTSGTFNAVGPARRMDTDTFLAGIRAATGGDARFTHVPAEFLAAREVRFGADLPIWFPQDHEYGGYGQVDNRRAIAAGLTFRPLATTVTDLLEWHRALPAERQAEQRAGLSREREAELLREWHARDGAAAT from the coding sequence ATGCCGACGTCCCGTCGTGACCTGCTGAAGTTCACCGCACTGGCCGCAGCGGCCGGCGCATTCCCCGCGTTGGCCGCGTCGAGCGTGGCCAGGGCCGAGCGCCCGTTGCGCATCCTGATCCTCGGTGGCACCGGCTTCACCGGCCCGTTCCAGGTCGACTACGCGCTCGCCCGCGGGCACCGGGTGACCCTGTTCAACCGCGGCAAGCGGCCGACACCCGGGTGGCCGGGCGCGGTCGAACAGGTGCATGGCGACCGCAACACCGGCGATCTCGCCGCCCTCGACGGCCGGGAATGGGACGTCTGCATCGACAACCCGACCACGCTGCCGTTCTGGGTGCGCGACGCCGGCGCGGCCCTGCGCGGGCGGGTCGGGCATTACGTCTTCATCTCGACCATCTCGGTGTATGCCGATGGCAGCCGCCCCGGCATCGGCGAGGACGCCCCGCTGGCCGCCTACACCGGCGCCGACCCGCTGGCCGAGACCATGGACACCTTCCGCGCCGACATGGCCGGCCTGTACGGACCGCTCAAGGCCGCCAGCGAGGCCGAAGCGCGCAGGCAGTTCGGTGATGCGGTGACCGTGGTGCGACCCGGTTACATCGTCGGCCCGCGCGACGACACCGGCCGCTTCACCTACTGGCCCCTGCGCGTGGCGGAAGGCGGCGAGGTGCTGGTGCCCGGCGATGGGCGCGACCCGGTGCAGTTCATCGACGGCCGCGACCTCGGCGAATGGGTGATCCGGCTGGCCGAGGCGCGCACGTCCGGCACCTTCAACGCGGTCGGCCCGGCACGGCGCATGGACACCGACACCTTCCTCGCCGGCATCAGGGCGGCGACCGGTGGCGATGCCCGCTTCACCCACGTGCCGGCGGAATTCCTTGCCGCGCGCGAAGTGAGGTTCGGAGCCGACCTGCCGATCTGGTTCCCGCAGGACCACGAGTACGGCGGCTATGGCCAGGTGGACAACCGCCGCGCGATCGCGGCGGGACTCACGTTCCGGCCGCTGGCCACGACCGTCACCGACCTGCTGGAGTGGCACCGCGCGCTGCCTGCCGAGCGCCAGGCCGAACAGCGTGCCGGCCTGTCGCGCGAGCGCGAGGCCGAACTGCTGCGCGAGTGGCACGCGCGGGACGGGGCGGCCGCCACCTGA
- a CDS encoding M20/M25/M40 family metallo-hydrolase, whose translation MRGSRYGRGLGCLLAVAGLAWAPLQASPRPQWAFSTDAVFDASAVPAYAQRRDDVYARIDADLDSHVEHLQRWVRQRSISAVDDGIDAMAQMLADDLRTIGFQEVELVETRGHPGVLAHYDAGAARTLVVYMMYDVQPVEPNWRIDDPFAGELVEHELGTVLMARGATNQKGPQRAFLNAVDAMLRTRGTLPVNLYVVAEGEEELGSPNFGAVLAPWQERLRRADGAFFPMNIQAADGSVALNLGVKGLVYFELESRGGGHGGPLRSEVHGSLKSLVDSPALRLVQAIASLTSTDGNTIAIPGYYDAVRGPTPDEQRLVNTLARDADDAAQQRLYGVARWIDGMTGRDAIVRNLYDPTLNLNGIWSGYTGEGVKTVLPHVATAKLDSRLPPGLEPDEAYRMIRAHLDAGGFGDIELRPLAGYPAAATGVDTPLVQAAIGVFNRYGATPRVSPWLAGSAPFYQFTRTLGLPFVFGGLGHGSGAHAPDEYMLIHPAAGVRAAGLADIEKSYVDLLHAFADAPAP comes from the coding sequence ATGCGCGGATCGCGATACGGACGGGGCCTGGGCTGTCTGCTGGCGGTCGCAGGCCTGGCATGGGCTCCGCTGCAGGCCTCGCCGCGACCGCAGTGGGCGTTCTCCACCGATGCGGTGTTCGATGCCTCCGCGGTGCCGGCCTATGCCCAGCGGCGCGACGACGTGTACGCGCGCATCGATGCGGACCTCGACAGCCACGTGGAGCACCTGCAGCGCTGGGTGCGCCAGCGCTCGATCAGTGCCGTCGACGACGGCATCGACGCCATGGCGCAGATGCTCGCCGACGATCTGCGCACGATCGGCTTCCAGGAGGTCGAGCTGGTGGAGACGCGCGGGCATCCCGGCGTGCTGGCCCATTACGACGCCGGCGCGGCGCGCACGCTGGTGGTCTACATGATGTACGACGTGCAGCCGGTGGAGCCCAACTGGCGCATCGATGATCCGTTTGCCGGCGAGCTGGTGGAGCACGAACTGGGCACCGTGCTGATGGCGCGCGGTGCAACCAACCAGAAGGGTCCGCAGCGCGCATTCCTCAATGCGGTGGACGCGATGCTCAGGACCCGCGGCACCCTGCCGGTGAACCTGTACGTGGTCGCCGAAGGCGAGGAGGAACTCGGTTCGCCCAACTTCGGGGCGGTGCTTGCGCCATGGCAGGAGCGCCTGCGCCGGGCGGACGGCGCGTTCTTTCCGATGAACATCCAGGCCGCGGACGGCAGCGTCGCGCTCAACCTGGGGGTCAAGGGCCTGGTGTACTTCGAGCTGGAGTCCCGTGGCGGCGGGCACGGCGGCCCGCTGCGTTCGGAGGTGCACGGGTCGCTGAAGTCGCTGGTGGATTCGCCGGCGCTGCGGCTGGTGCAGGCGATCGCCTCGCTGACCAGCACCGATGGCAACACCATCGCGATTCCCGGCTACTACGACGCGGTGCGCGGGCCGACCCCGGACGAGCAGCGGCTGGTCAATACGCTCGCCCGCGACGCCGACGATGCCGCCCAGCAGCGGCTGTACGGGGTCGCACGCTGGATCGATGGCATGACCGGGCGCGACGCCATCGTCCGCAACCTCTACGACCCGACCCTCAACCTCAACGGCATCTGGAGCGGCTATACCGGCGAGGGGGTCAAGACCGTGCTGCCGCACGTGGCGACCGCGAAGCTGGACTCCCGACTGCCGCCGGGGCTGGAGCCGGACGAGGCCTACCGGATGATCCGCGCGCATCTCGATGCCGGCGGCTTCGGCGACATCGAGCTGCGCCCGCTTGCGGGTTATCCCGCCGCCGCCACCGGCGTGGACACGCCGCTGGTGCAGGCCGCGATCGGCGTGTTCAACAGGTACGGGGCGACGCCGCGGGTCTCGCCGTGGCTGGCGGGCAGCGCGCCGTTCTACCAGTTCACGCGCACGCTCGGGCTTCCGTTCGTGTTCGGCGGGCTGGGCCACGGCTCCGGTGCGCACGCGCCCGACGAGTACATGCTGATCCATCCGGCCGCCGGGGTGCGCGCCGCCGGCCTTGCCGATATCGAGAAGTCCTACGTCGACCTGCTGCACGCCTTCGCGGACGCGCCGGCGCCGTGA
- a CDS encoding GNAT family N-acetyltransferase — translation MSAVAPAVPWPAGYRTRRVLVRPLHGDDLDFLTALHADPGVMRHVGDALGLDAAAAVARRLLRAAQRTPPSMYAWMLQTLDAAVPIGLMTVAPTADPARGELGLMFDPRQSGCGYATEVVAALQQQVHALGGVLDARHRPGNVAVRQLMLRLGFLPRAGEGGYVGWCSLPATRLPVLSPGVKG, via the coding sequence GTGAGCGCGGTCGCGCCGGCGGTGCCATGGCCCGCCGGCTACCGCACCCGGCGCGTGCTGGTGCGCCCGCTGCATGGCGACGACCTGGACTTCCTGACCGCGCTGCATGCCGACCCGGGCGTGATGCGCCACGTGGGTGATGCGCTGGGGCTGGACGCGGCGGCCGCCGTTGCCCGCCGCCTGCTGCGCGCCGCGCAGCGCACACCGCCGTCGATGTACGCGTGGATGCTGCAGACACTCGATGCCGCAGTGCCGATCGGCCTGATGACGGTGGCGCCCACAGCGGACCCCGCGCGCGGCGAGCTCGGGCTGATGTTCGATCCGCGGCAGTCCGGCTGCGGATACGCGACGGAAGTCGTGGCAGCGCTGCAGCAGCAGGTCCATGCTCTGGGCGGAGTACTCGACGCCAGGCACCGCCCGGGCAACGTGGCGGTACGCCAGCTGATGCTGCGGCTGGGTTTTCTGCCCCGCGCCGGGGAGGGCGGCTACGTCGGCTGGTGCAGCCTTCCAGCGACGCGGCTGCCGGTGCTGTCGCCCGGCGTCAAAGGGTGA
- a CDS encoding SAM-dependent methyltransferase has product MGSRGRLSCVGLGMMLGAHLAPRARSEISSADVVFVAAADPIVERWVQGMHADVRSLQPCYGEGRSRHAAYRDMVSMMMAEVRHGARVCGAFYGHPGVFATVPHRAIAQARAEGFDAWMEPAVSAEDCLYADLGIDPGRVGCLHLEASQYLAYVRRIDPSAYLVLWQIGVVGDLGVSRRSTGAVERALLVGKLLADGYPPDHEVILYEAATLPVDRALMAPIALDALVDASPSMQATLVIPPARPMRRDEAMIERLRQAGRWSTRDAFAGGRGTTAEHREAAPA; this is encoded by the coding sequence ATGGGCAGTCGGGGGCGACTTTCCTGCGTGGGGCTGGGGATGATGCTGGGGGCGCATCTGGCACCGCGTGCGCGCAGTGAGATCTCCAGTGCCGACGTGGTGTTCGTGGCCGCCGCGGACCCGATCGTCGAGCGCTGGGTGCAGGGCATGCATGCCGACGTGCGCAGCCTGCAGCCGTGCTATGGCGAGGGGCGTTCGCGGCACGCCGCGTACCGCGACATGGTGTCGATGATGATGGCCGAGGTGCGCCACGGTGCGCGCGTCTGCGGGGCGTTCTACGGCCACCCCGGCGTATTCGCCACCGTCCCGCACCGCGCGATCGCGCAGGCGCGCGCGGAAGGCTTCGACGCGTGGATGGAGCCGGCGGTGTCCGCGGAGGACTGCCTCTATGCGGATCTCGGCATCGATCCCGGCCGCGTCGGTTGCCTGCATCTGGAAGCCAGCCAGTACCTCGCCTACGTGCGGCGCATCGACCCGTCCGCCTACCTCGTGCTGTGGCAGATCGGCGTGGTCGGCGACCTCGGCGTCAGCCGCCGCAGCACCGGCGCGGTCGAACGCGCGCTCCTGGTGGGCAAGCTGCTGGCCGACGGCTATCCGCCTGACCACGAGGTGATCCTCTACGAGGCCGCGACGCTGCCGGTCGATCGTGCGCTGATGGCGCCGATCGCGCTGGATGCGCTGGTGGATGCCAGCCCGTCGATGCAGGCGACACTGGTGATCCCGCCGGCGCGGCCGATGCGGCGCGACGAGGCCATGATCGAACGCCTGCGCCAGGCCGGCCGGTGGTCGACGCGAGATGCGTTTGCCGGGGGCAGGGGTACGACTGCGGAACATCGCGAGGCGGCGCCGGCCTGA